A single window of Halotalea alkalilenta DNA harbors:
- a CDS encoding methylglyoxal synthase, protein MADQRPTRHASRVLPARKRIALVAHDAKKDELIGWAGKWRETLSRHSLLGTGTTAKRLADALGLEVEGVMSGPLGGDQQIGARISEQRLDVLVFFWDPFSPQPHDPDVKALLRLAALWNVPVATNVATADFMFEAPSMSKDYPIAIPDAAEWVASRI, encoded by the coding sequence TTGGCTGACCAGCGCCCGACCCGCCACGCATCGAGAGTGCTGCCGGCACGCAAGCGCATTGCGCTGGTCGCCCACGATGCGAAGAAGGACGAACTGATCGGCTGGGCGGGCAAATGGCGCGAGACGCTCTCGCGCCACTCGCTGCTCGGCACCGGCACCACCGCCAAGCGGCTCGCGGATGCACTGGGACTCGAAGTCGAAGGGGTGATGAGCGGACCGCTCGGAGGAGACCAGCAGATCGGCGCGCGAATCAGCGAGCAGCGCCTCGACGTGCTGGTGTTCTTCTGGGATCCGTTCTCACCCCAGCCGCACGATCCCGACGTCAAGGCGCTGCTGCGCCTGGCCGCGCTGTGGAACGTGCCGGTGGCGACCAACGTCGCCACTGCCGACTTCATGTTCGAGGCCCCGTCGATGTCCAAGGACTATCCGATCGCGATTCCCGACGCAGCCGAGTGGGTCGCCAGCCGTATCTGA
- a CDS encoding GNAT family N-acetyltransferase: MPRPIEIVPATPGMLPELSALLGLLFAQESDFAPDPDAQLRGLEMIIDAPALGRILVARQGDEVLGMVGLLFTLSTALGAKVAMLEDMVVTPAARGEGIGGRLLEAAVALAEREGCRRVTLLTDGDNLTAQRFYARHGFNASAMQPWRRLLGVKA, encoded by the coding sequence ATGCCGCGACCGATCGAGATCGTTCCCGCCACGCCCGGGATGCTGCCCGAGCTCAGCGCCCTGCTCGGGCTGTTGTTCGCCCAGGAGAGCGACTTCGCGCCGGACCCCGACGCCCAGCTCCGCGGCCTGGAAATGATCATCGATGCGCCGGCCCTCGGCCGGATCCTGGTGGCAAGGCAAGGTGACGAGGTGCTCGGCATGGTCGGGCTGCTGTTCACCCTCTCCACCGCGCTGGGCGCGAAAGTGGCGATGCTCGAAGACATGGTGGTCACCCCCGCCGCCCGCGGCGAGGGCATCGGCGGCCGGCTGCTCGAGGCAGCCGTTGCGCTGGCCGAGCGGGAGGGCTGCCGCCGGGTGACGCTTTTGACCGACGGCGACAACCTCACCGCACAGCGCTTCTACGCCCGCCATGGCTTCAACGCCTCGGCGATGCAGCCGTGGCGCCGGCTGCTCGGCGTTAAGGCCTGA
- a CDS encoding metal-dependent hydrolase family protein: protein MSPRLPRLIFTNARLLDPDDGRYRSGLDLVVEGDRIIAVSAGQIALAEPHDRIIDIQGKTLMPGLIDCHVHVLAANANLGLNARVPNALVTLRAVPIIAAMLARGFTSVRDAGGADWALAQAVEQGLIAGPRIFASGKALSQTGGHGDFRARGELLMTEPCSCCFRAGAIARVVDGVEAVRLAVREELQQGASQIKIMASGGVASPTDPIANTQYSEAEIRAIVDEAEAANTYVMAHAYTSRAIRRAIECGVRSIEHGNLADAETARRMAELGTFVVPTQVTYEMLAKHGERYGLPAASVAKIEAVRGAGREALLRYAEAGVPMGYGSDLLGEMHQYQSEELRIRAKLLGNLEALRSATSVAARLLERSGELGCLANGAIADLLVVDGDPLASIDCLLGQGERLEMIIQAGRIVKQRAD from the coding sequence ATGAGCCCTCGCCTCCCCCGGCTGATCTTCACCAACGCGCGGCTGCTCGACCCCGACGACGGCCGCTATCGCAGCGGGCTCGACCTGGTGGTCGAAGGCGATCGCATCATCGCTGTGTCCGCCGGTCAGATCGCCCTCGCCGAACCCCATGACCGGATCATCGACATCCAGGGCAAGACGCTGATGCCGGGGCTGATCGACTGCCATGTCCACGTACTGGCGGCCAATGCCAATCTCGGGCTCAACGCCCGGGTCCCCAATGCATTGGTGACCCTGCGCGCGGTGCCGATCATCGCAGCGATGCTGGCGCGCGGGTTCACCAGCGTCCGCGACGCCGGGGGCGCCGACTGGGCACTGGCCCAGGCGGTCGAGCAGGGCCTCATCGCAGGACCAAGGATATTCGCCTCCGGCAAGGCGCTGTCGCAGACCGGCGGACACGGCGACTTCCGTGCCCGTGGCGAGCTGTTGATGACCGAACCCTGCTCGTGCTGCTTCCGCGCCGGCGCTATCGCCCGGGTGGTCGACGGAGTCGAGGCGGTGCGCCTGGCAGTGCGCGAGGAGCTGCAGCAGGGCGCCAGCCAGATCAAGATCATGGCATCGGGCGGTGTCGCCTCGCCCACCGACCCGATCGCCAACACCCAATACAGTGAAGCGGAGATCCGGGCCATCGTGGATGAAGCCGAGGCGGCCAACACCTACGTCATGGCCCACGCCTATACCTCGCGCGCCATCCGCCGAGCGATCGAATGCGGAGTACGCAGTATCGAGCACGGCAACCTGGCCGATGCCGAAACCGCGCGGAGGATGGCCGAACTGGGGACGTTCGTGGTGCCGACCCAGGTCACCTACGAGATGCTCGCCAAGCACGGCGAACGCTATGGCCTTCCAGCCGCCTCGGTGGCGAAGATCGAGGCGGTGCGAGGCGCAGGTCGCGAAGCGCTGCTACGCTACGCCGAGGCGGGCGTGCCAATGGGCTACGGCTCGGACCTGCTCGGCGAGATGCACCAATACCAGAGCGAGGAGCTACGCATACGCGCAAAGCTGCTCGGCAATCTCGAGGCGCTGCGTTCGGCGACCAGCGTCGCCGCTCGCCTGCTTGAGCGCTCAGGCGAGCTGGGGTGCCTGGCGAACGGCGCGATCGCAGACCTGCTGGTGGTGGATGGCGACCCGCTGGCTTCGATCGACTGCCTGCTCGGCCAGGGCGAACGGCTCGAGATGATCATCCAAGCCGGGCGCATCGTGAAACAGCGCGCTGACTGA
- a CDS encoding NUDIX hydrolase encodes MSHDWVDFAKRLRAIAQTGQTYTDNRYELERYQELERLTNQMFAVLAETPVARVEQLFIPDRGYATPKVDVRGAVFRDDRVLLVREQRDRRWTLPGGWADVCEPPSSCVLREIHEESGYFAVNPRLALLRDRSLHPYLPVTPEHIYKLFYVCDEVEGGGFVPNNETDAADFFALNALPELSLGRTLEKDIHHLWAFASGEVDRVHSD; translated from the coding sequence ATGTCCCACGATTGGGTCGATTTCGCCAAGCGCCTGCGCGCCATTGCCCAGACCGGGCAGACCTACACCGACAATCGCTACGAGCTCGAGCGCTACCAGGAACTCGAGCGGCTCACCAACCAGATGTTCGCAGTGCTCGCCGAGACGCCGGTGGCGCGGGTCGAGCAGCTGTTCATCCCCGATCGAGGCTATGCCACGCCCAAGGTGGACGTACGCGGGGCGGTGTTCCGCGATGACCGCGTGCTGCTGGTACGCGAGCAGCGCGACCGGCGCTGGACCCTGCCCGGCGGCTGGGCCGATGTATGCGAGCCGCCGTCGAGCTGCGTGCTGCGCGAGATCCACGAGGAGTCTGGCTACTTCGCGGTCAACCCGCGTCTCGCCCTGCTGCGCGATCGCAGCCTCCACCCCTATCTGCCGGTGACGCCTGAACACATCTACAAACTGTTCTACGTCTGCGATGAAGTGGAAGGTGGAGGTTTCGTGCCCAACAACGAGACCGACGCGGCCGATTTCTTCGCCCTCAACGCGCTGCCCGAGCTTTCGCTCGGCCGCACGCTGGAGAAAGACATCCACCATCTCTGGGCCTTCGCCAGCGGCGAGGTCGACCGGGTGCATTCGGACTGA